A single window of [Clostridium] hylemonae DSM 15053 DNA harbors:
- the nadC gene encoding carboxylating nicotinate-nucleotide diphosphorylase has protein sequence MNGVTMKINIDEYILNALKEDITSEDVTTNAVMPAACPGRAELICKEDGLICGLPVFRRVFELLDETALFETECKDGDPVKKGQIIGIVTGDIRAILSGERTALNYLQRMSGIATFTNQLARELEGSGTKLLDTRKTTPNNRAFEKYAVKVGGGCNHRYNLSDGILIKDNHIGAAGGVAKAVRMAKEYAPFVRKIEVEVENLDMLKEALDAGADIIMLDNMDNETMKQAVAAAAGRAETECSGNVTLDRLKEIREIGVDYVSSGALTHSAPIMDISLKNLTPVRE, from the coding sequence ATAAATGGTGTAACGATGAAAATTAATATAGACGAATACATTTTAAATGCTTTGAAAGAAGACATTACGAGTGAGGATGTGACCACAAACGCGGTGATGCCCGCCGCCTGTCCCGGCAGGGCCGAACTCATCTGCAAAGAAGACGGCCTGATATGCGGTCTCCCCGTTTTCAGGCGTGTGTTTGAACTCTTAGATGAGACCGCCCTGTTCGAGACGGAATGTAAAGACGGGGACCCGGTTAAAAAAGGACAGATCATAGGAATCGTCACCGGTGATATAAGGGCCATCCTCTCCGGCGAGCGCACTGCCCTCAATTATCTGCAGCGCATGAGCGGAATCGCCACATTCACAAACCAGCTGGCAAGAGAACTGGAAGGCTCGGGCACAAAACTGCTGGATACGAGAAAAACAACACCGAATAACCGGGCTTTTGAAAAATACGCAGTCAAGGTAGGCGGCGGATGTAACCACAGATATAATCTTTCCGACGGGATACTGATCAAAGACAATCATATCGGAGCCGCGGGCGGCGTGGCCAAAGCGGTCCGTATGGCAAAAGAATACGCGCCCTTCGTGCGCAAGATCGAAGTGGAAGTAGAGAACCTCGATATGCTCAAGGAGGCACTGGATGCAGGCGCCGACATCATCATGCTGGACAACATGGATAACGAGACGATGAAACAGGCAGTAGCAGCAGCCGCAGGCCGCGCAGAGACCGAGTGTTCCGGCAATGTGACGCTGGACAGGCTGAAGGAGATCCGGGAGATCGGTGTAGATTATGTCTCCTCCGGGGCTTTGACCCACTCTGCCCCTATCATGGATATCTCGTTGAAGAATTTGACTCCGGTTCGGGAATAG
- a CDS encoding VOC family protein: MKFTFYHNNINVLNLEKSVDFYKNALGLTVTREKKAEDGSFRLVFMGDNTTPHLLELTWLRDMDRPYNLGDNESHLAFRVDDFDKALAHHKEMNCVCFENTEMGIYFIEDPDGYWIEICPCGE, from the coding sequence ATGAAGTTTACATTTTATCACAATAACATCAATGTCCTGAACCTTGAGAAATCTGTTGATTTCTATAAAAATGCGCTCGGACTTACGGTAACGCGGGAAAAAAAGGCGGAGGACGGCAGCTTCAGACTCGTATTTATGGGAGATAACACAACACCCCACCTGCTGGAGCTCACGTGGCTGCGCGACATGGACCGCCCTTATAACCTGGGCGACAACGAATCACACCTCGCATTCCGTGTGGACGACTTTGACAAGGCGCTGGCGCACCATAAAGAAATGAACTGCGTATGCTTTGAAAACACAGAGATGGGTATATATTTTATAGAGGACCCCGACGGTTACTGGATCGAGATCTGTCCGTGCGGAGAATAA
- a CDS encoding ECF transporter S component encodes MSTDVMNNVNARTKTRTKVRTIAQVGMLGAIATVLMLFEIPLPFAPAFYQIDFSEVPVLIGCFAMGPLAGAAVEFIKIMLNFAINGTITAGVGEAANFLIGCALVIPAGLIYRRKRTRTGAVAGMVSGTVIMTAAGCFLNAFILLPAYAKAFEMPIDALVGMGSAINKSITDLFTFVLFAVAPFNLLKGVLVSMIVLLIYKKISPILKMNM; translated from the coding sequence ATGAGTACAGATGTAATGAATAATGTAAATGCAAGGACAAAGACAAGAACAAAGGTGAGAACAATAGCCCAGGTCGGTATGCTCGGGGCGATAGCGACCGTTTTGATGCTTTTTGAGATACCGCTTCCTTTTGCGCCGGCATTTTATCAGATCGACTTCAGCGAGGTGCCGGTACTCATAGGGTGCTTTGCCATGGGACCGCTTGCGGGAGCGGCTGTTGAATTTATCAAGATCATGCTGAACTTTGCGATAAACGGAACGATCACCGCCGGAGTGGGAGAGGCTGCGAACTTTCTTATCGGCTGCGCGCTCGTGATTCCGGCAGGACTGATCTACAGAAGGAAACGTACGAGGACAGGGGCGGTTGCCGGAATGGTGTCCGGAACAGTGATCATGACAGCGGCAGGCTGTTTTCTGAACGCTTTTATTCTGCTGCCGGCGTATGCAAAGGCGTTTGAGATGCCGATAGATGCCCTTGTGGGAATGGGCAGCGCCATCAACAAAAGTATCACGGATCTGTTCACTTTTGTACTGTTTGCAGTGGCGCCGTTCAATCTTCTGAAAGGCGTGCTCGTTTCCATGATCGTACTGCTCATTTATAAGAAGATCAGTCCGATCTTAAAGATGAATATGTAA
- a CDS encoding L-aspartate oxidase: protein MIEPYYDVVIVGTGAAGLFTGLSLPEHLRILMITKDDVENSDSYLAQGGICVLRSDEDYDSYFEDTLRAGHYENNREAVRIMIQESPDIIRRLISFGVEFEHRGDELAYTKEGAHSVCRILYHKDVTGQEITGKLISCARERPNITIAPHTAMADLILQEGRCAGIIVRQEGKAITTVSSKAVFLATGGLGGLFANSTNFRHITGDSLALALRHNIELENIHYIQIHPTTLYSHREGRRFLISESVRGEGAILLNPAGQRFVDELKPRDVVTEAIRREMDKFHSPYVYLSLAHMPKEQIIHRFPNIYERCLEEGYDLSKDRIPITPAQHYLMGGIRTDSFARTSCGHLFAVGEAGCNGVHGANRLASNSLLESLVFARRGAAYLASRIDSIPHPPAPVFTGLTAYADPEARRREDRELILNEIKRRDEQFYDKWCNDEN, encoded by the coding sequence ATGATCGAACCATATTATGACGTCGTCATTGTCGGCACCGGCGCGGCAGGGCTATTTACCGGCCTGTCCCTGCCGGAACACCTGCGCATTCTCATGATAACAAAAGACGACGTGGAAAACAGTGACTCTTACCTCGCCCAGGGCGGCATCTGCGTCCTCAGATCCGACGAGGATTATGACAGCTACTTTGAGGATACGCTGCGGGCGGGACATTATGAAAATAACAGAGAAGCGGTGCGGATCATGATACAGGAGTCTCCTGACATCATCCGCAGGCTCATCTCCTTCGGTGTGGAGTTTGAACACCGCGGAGACGAACTGGCTTACACGAAAGAGGGTGCCCATTCCGTATGCCGCATCCTCTATCACAAGGACGTCACAGGGCAGGAAATAACAGGGAAGCTCATCTCCTGCGCCAGAGAGAGGCCCAACATAACGATCGCGCCTCACACGGCTATGGCAGACCTTATTCTGCAGGAGGGACGCTGCGCCGGGATCATTGTGCGGCAGGAAGGCAAAGCCATAACTACGGTGTCTTCCAAAGCCGTCTTTCTCGCAACCGGCGGACTCGGAGGGCTCTTTGCCAATTCCACCAATTTCCGCCATATAACCGGGGACAGCCTGGCGCTCGCGCTGAGGCACAACATCGAACTGGAGAACATCCACTATATACAGATCCATCCTACAACGCTTTATTCCCACAGAGAAGGCCGCCGTTTTCTGATCTCAGAGTCTGTGAGGGGAGAAGGGGCCATTCTCCTGAATCCCGCGGGGCAGCGCTTTGTAGACGAACTGAAGCCAAGAGACGTGGTGACGGAGGCCATCCGCCGGGAGATGGACAAGTTTCATTCTCCTTATGTGTATTTATCACTGGCACATATGCCGAAAGAACAGATCATACACCGCTTCCCGAATATATATGAACGCTGCCTTGAAGAAGGGTACGACCTGTCGAAGGACAGGATCCCTATCACGCCGGCACAGCATTATCTTATGGGCGGGATCCGTACAGATTCCTTCGCGCGCACATCCTGCGGTCATCTGTTTGCGGTCGGCGAGGCGGGGTGCAACGGGGTACACGGAGCCAACCGCCTGGCGAGCAATTCACTGCTTGAAAGTCTCGTCTTCGCCAGACGCGGCGCCGCATATCTCGCCTCCCGCATCGACAGCATCCCCCATCCTCCCGCTCCGGTCTTTACCGGCCTTACTGCCTATGCAGATCCTGAGGCGCGCCGCAGGGAGGACAGGGAACTGATATTGAACGAAATCAAAAGAAGGGATGAACAATTTTATGATAAATGGTGTAACGATGAAAATTAA
- a CDS encoding HTH domain-containing protein: protein MTGKERRENILDMLSDRTPVTGSRLASHFGVSRQVIVQDIALLRAANHTIIATTNGYLRLEQN, encoded by the coding sequence ATGACAGGAAAGGAAAGACGGGAAAATATATTAGATATGCTTTCAGACCGCACGCCTGTGACCGGCAGCCGGCTCGCCTCACACTTCGGAGTGAGCCGGCAGGTCATCGTACAGGACATCGCGCTGCTGCGCGCCGCGAACCATACGATCATCGCCACCACAAACGGATATCTCAGATTAGAACAGAATTGA
- a CDS encoding Tex family protein: MDINQKITEELGVKRWQVDAAVKLIDEGNTIPFIARYRKEVTGTLDDEQLRRLFERLTYLRSLEEKKEQVLSSIEEQGKLTDELRRQILAAETLVVVEDLYRPYRPKRRTRATIAKEKGLEPLADLIMLQKLEGPLEEEAALYVDVEKGAGTVKEAVDGAKDIIAERISDEADYRIWIRKLTFQKGRIVSAAKDEKAESVYEMYYDFEEPVGRLAGHRVLALNRGEKEKFLTVKVEAPEEEIIRYLEKKTIVSDNPYTAPVIKETVEDSYRRLIAPAIEREIRNDLTERAEDGAIQVFGKNLEQLLMQPPIVGRTVLGWDPAFRTGCKLAVVDPTGKVIGTTVIYPTAPTTPQKIQAAKDLLKKIIKKYNISLISLGNGTASRESEQVIVELLKEIPEKVQYVIVNEAGASVYSASKLASEEFPKFDVGQRSATSIARRLQDPLAELVKIDPKSIGVGQYQHDMNQKKLSETLSGVVEGCVNKVGVDLNTASAPLLSYISGITGTIARNIVTYREENGKFTSRTQLLKVAKLGPKAYEQCAGFMRIQNGDNPLDGTSVHPESYEAAEKLLKKQGFSTEDIRGGKLTGLSFTIKDYGKLAGELGVGEITLRDIVKELEKPGRDPRDEMPRPILRTDVLEMKDLTEGMVLKGTVRNVIDFGVFVDIGVHQDGLVHISEITDKKFIKHPLEAVSVGDIVDVKVMSVDLKKKRIQLTMKGIS; the protein is encoded by the coding sequence ATGGATATTAATCAAAAAATAACAGAAGAGTTGGGCGTCAAGAGATGGCAGGTGGATGCTGCGGTCAAGCTGATCGATGAAGGCAACACGATTCCGTTTATCGCCAGATACAGAAAGGAAGTGACCGGAACGCTGGATGACGAGCAGCTCCGCCGGCTTTTTGAACGGCTCACTTATCTGCGCAGTCTGGAGGAAAAGAAAGAACAGGTACTTTCAAGCATCGAGGAACAGGGAAAGCTGACGGATGAGTTAAGGAGGCAGATACTGGCTGCGGAGACACTCGTCGTCGTAGAGGATCTGTACCGCCCATACCGCCCGAAAAGGAGAACACGGGCGACGATCGCCAAAGAGAAGGGACTGGAGCCGCTGGCTGACCTTATTATGCTTCAGAAGCTGGAAGGTCCGCTGGAGGAAGAGGCAGCGCTGTACGTAGATGTGGAAAAGGGCGCCGGCACGGTGAAGGAAGCGGTGGACGGCGCGAAAGATATCATAGCCGAGCGCATATCCGACGAGGCAGACTACCGTATATGGATACGGAAGCTTACGTTCCAGAAGGGACGTATCGTATCTGCGGCAAAGGATGAAAAGGCAGAATCTGTATATGAGATGTATTATGATTTTGAGGAGCCCGTCGGCAGACTGGCAGGACATCGTGTGCTGGCGCTCAACCGCGGGGAGAAGGAAAAGTTCCTGACGGTCAAGGTTGAGGCCCCGGAGGAAGAGATCATCCGTTATCTTGAAAAGAAGACGATCGTTTCGGACAACCCGTATACAGCTCCGGTGATCAAAGAGACGGTGGAGGACAGTTACCGGAGGCTGATCGCGCCTGCGATCGAACGTGAGATCAGGAATGATCTGACAGAGCGGGCGGAAGACGGAGCCATCCAGGTGTTCGGGAAGAATCTGGAGCAGCTTCTCATGCAGCCTCCGATCGTGGGCCGGACCGTGCTCGGCTGGGACCCGGCGTTCCGCACAGGCTGCAAGCTGGCTGTGGTGGACCCGACCGGCAAGGTGATCGGTACGACGGTCATCTATCCGACCGCGCCGACAACACCGCAGAAGATACAGGCGGCCAAGGATCTGCTCAAGAAGATCATCAAGAAATATAACATATCGCTCATATCGCTCGGCAATGGGACGGCATCGAGAGAATCGGAGCAGGTCATCGTGGAGCTTTTGAAAGAGATACCGGAAAAGGTACAGTATGTCATTGTAAACGAGGCCGGCGCGTCTGTCTATTCCGCCAGCAAGCTGGCATCGGAGGAGTTCCCGAAGTTTGACGTGGGGCAGCGCAGCGCCACTTCCATCGCGAGGAGGCTTCAGGATCCGCTTGCGGAACTCGTTAAGATAGATCCGAAATCCATCGGCGTCGGACAGTATCAGCACGACATGAATCAGAAGAAACTGAGCGAGACGCTCTCCGGCGTGGTAGAAGGCTGTGTGAATAAGGTAGGAGTGGACCTGAATACAGCATCGGCCCCGCTGCTGTCCTATATCTCGGGAATTACAGGGACGATCGCCAGGAATATTGTCACCTACCGGGAAGAGAACGGTAAGTTTACAAGCCGCACCCAGCTGCTTAAGGTGGCCAAGCTTGGCCCGAAAGCATATGAGCAGTGTGCAGGATTTATGCGGATTCAAAATGGGGATAATCCGCTGGACGGCACGAGTGTACATCCGGAATCATACGAGGCGGCAGAAAAGCTGCTCAAGAAGCAGGGATTCTCCACAGAGGACATCAGAGGCGGCAAGCTTACCGGCCTGTCATTTACGATCAAGGATTACGGGAAACTGGCCGGGGAGCTCGGCGTCGGCGAGATCACACTCAGGGATATCGTAAAAGAGCTTGAAAAGCCCGGACGGGACCCGCGAGATGAGATGCCAAGGCCTATTCTGCGGACGGACGTGCTGGAGATGAAGGATCTGACGGAAGGGATGGTCCTTAAGGGCACGGTGCGCAATGTGATCGATTTCGGCGTGTTTGTCGATATCGGAGTACATCAGGACGGTCTTGTCCATATCTCTGAGATCACGGATAAGAAGTTTATCAAGCATCCGCTGGAAGCAGTCAGTGTCGGAGATATTGTGGATGTGAAAGTAATGAGCGTAGACCTTAAGAAGAAGCGGATCCAGCTGACGATGAAGGGTATATCTTAA
- a CDS encoding diacylglycerol/lipid kinase family protein: MYTFIVNPNARSGLGHRVWAEIERSLKERGTDYQVYFTKYQRHASAIAGELTSDLKAHTLIVLGGDGTVNEVMNGIADLSLVTFGYIPIGSSNDFARGLGLSTDALTALSHILTPSKYTYINVGTMSYQEKKRRFAVSTGIGFDAGVCHQVVVSRLKVLLNKIGLGKLSYAGVALSLMMSLKPRKMTVTLDDSRKMEFESVYFAAAMNQRYEGGGFKFCPAADPSDDILDVIVIANMPKLKALALLPTAFSGRHVRFRGIHIFTCRKVDFVSETALPVHTDGEPIFLQRHMSASLEPQKVRIILS; the protein is encoded by the coding sequence ATGTATACCTTCATCGTTAACCCGAATGCCCGTTCCGGACTGGGACACAGAGTCTGGGCAGAGATCGAACGTTCCTTAAAAGAACGCGGCACAGATTACCAAGTATATTTTACGAAATACCAGCGCCACGCTTCCGCCATCGCAGGAGAGCTGACCAGCGACTTGAAAGCACATACGCTCATCGTACTCGGCGGAGACGGCACGGTCAACGAAGTCATGAACGGGATCGCCGATCTGAGTCTGGTGACCTTCGGTTATATTCCGATCGGCTCGAGCAACGACTTTGCCCGCGGTCTTGGACTGTCCACGGATGCTCTGACCGCGCTTTCGCATATTCTGACGCCGTCCAAATATACATATATTAATGTAGGGACCATGTCCTACCAGGAGAAAAAGCGCCGCTTTGCCGTGAGCACCGGCATCGGATTCGACGCCGGTGTCTGCCATCAGGTCGTGGTCTCCCGGCTGAAAGTGCTCTTAAACAAAATAGGACTCGGCAAACTGTCCTACGCAGGAGTCGCGCTGAGTCTCATGATGTCTCTGAAGCCGCGGAAAATGACCGTCACGCTCGATGACAGCCGGAAGATGGAATTTGAATCTGTCTATTTTGCCGCTGCCATGAATCAGCGTTACGAAGGCGGAGGCTTTAAGTTCTGCCCCGCCGCAGACCCGTCGGACGATATCCTTGATGTCATCGTGATCGCCAATATGCCCAAGCTGAAAGCGCTCGCTCTTCTTCCCACTGCATTTAGCGGCCGCCACGTCCGCTTCAGGGGGATCCACATATTCACATGCAGAAAAGTGGATTTTGTGAGTGAGACCGCGCTTCCCGTCCACACAGACGGAGAACCTATCTTTCTTCAAAGACATATGTCCGCTTCACTGGAGCCGCAGAAAGTGAGGATCATCTTATCT
- a CDS encoding NifB/NifX family molybdenum-iron cluster-binding protein, giving the protein MARPGKSRRVGSIPRCLHFTASGSPRNGINLSVEEFETIRLMDYSGMTQAQCAVQMHVSRATVQSLYTQARKKLARFLVEGTYLDISGGDYTVCADSRDGYSGSRHMKINDDKGADIMKIAVTYEDGQIFQHFGHTKQFKIYEAEDGRIISSEVKSTDGQGHGALAALLSDLNVDVLICGGIGGGARNALSEAGIDLYPGAVGEADAQAASFLAGTLSYDPDTMCSHHHGEEGHKCGSHGCKEHGNH; this is encoded by the coding sequence ATGGCACGACCAGGCAAATCCCGCCGCGTCGGCAGCATACCCCGCTGCCTTCACTTTACGGCATCGGGAAGTCCAAGAAACGGCATCAATCTGTCCGTGGAAGAATTTGAAACGATCCGCCTCATGGACTACAGCGGCATGACACAGGCACAGTGCGCGGTGCAGATGCACGTAAGCCGGGCTACCGTACAGTCTCTCTACACACAGGCACGCAAAAAGCTGGCGCGCTTTCTCGTCGAGGGGACATATCTCGATATCAGCGGCGGCGATTATACCGTCTGCGCAGACAGCCGGGACGGATATTCCGGTAGCCGGCATATGAAAATAAACGATGATAAAGGAGCTGATATTATGAAGATTGCAGTGACATACGAAGACGGACAGATATTTCAGCATTTTGGCCACACAAAACAGTTTAAGATCTACGAAGCAGAAGACGGCAGGATCATCTCTTCTGAAGTAAAGAGCACAGACGGTCAGGGACATGGGGCGCTCGCCGCCCTCCTGTCTGATCTAAACGTAGACGTGCTTATCTGCGGAGGGATCGGCGGCGGCGCGAGAAACGCGCTGTCCGAGGCAGGCATCGACCTGTACCCGGGGGCCGTCGGAGAGGCAGACGCGCAGGCAGCGTCATTCCTTGCAGGTACACTGTCCTATGACCCGGATACGATGTGCAGCCACCATCACGGTGAAGAAGGGCACAAGTGCGGCAGCCATGGCTGCAAAGAACACGGGAACCACTGA
- the nadA gene encoding quinolinate synthase NadA gives MTTLERIRQLKKEKNAVILAHYYVNDDVQEAADHIGDSYYLSKAAASADADVIVFCGVSFMGESAKILNPDKTVLMPDAAADCPMAHMADIEKIQKCREEYDDLAVVCYINSTALLKTYSDVCVTSANAMDVVSALPNKHIYFIPDANLGRFIAAGLPDKHFIFNDGYCHVHKDITAAHIRNAKEAHPDALVLIHPECTPDAVALADYAGSTTGIIKYASESSCDEFIICTEGGVFKELRDRNPRKRFYPAHGHQCCTDMKRITLEKVAFALEHMEHAVELDEATRRKAARPLERMLELAQ, from the coding sequence ATGACTACTTTAGAACGAATCAGACAATTAAAAAAAGAAAAAAACGCTGTCATCCTTGCGCACTATTACGTCAATGATGATGTACAGGAGGCTGCCGATCATATAGGCGACTCCTATTACCTGAGCAAAGCCGCCGCCTCTGCGGATGCAGACGTCATCGTGTTCTGCGGTGTCTCTTTCATGGGGGAGAGCGCCAAGATACTTAATCCAGACAAGACAGTTCTCATGCCGGATGCCGCGGCCGACTGTCCGATGGCCCACATGGCGGACATTGAAAAGATCCAGAAATGCAGGGAAGAGTACGACGACCTGGCCGTTGTCTGCTATATCAACTCCACCGCCCTGCTCAAGACATATTCCGACGTATGCGTCACTTCCGCCAATGCGATGGATGTCGTGAGCGCCCTGCCGAACAAACATATCTATTTTATACCGGACGCCAACCTTGGACGGTTTATCGCCGCCGGTCTGCCGGACAAGCATTTCATCTTTAACGACGGCTACTGTCATGTACATAAGGATATCACTGCCGCCCACATCCGCAATGCGAAGGAGGCGCATCCGGACGCTCTCGTTCTGATCCATCCCGAGTGCACGCCGGACGCTGTGGCTCTGGCAGACTACGCGGGAAGCACGACCGGCATCATCAAATATGCCTCCGAGAGCAGCTGCGATGAGTTTATCATCTGTACCGAGGGTGGTGTGTTCAAGGAACTGAGAGACAGGAACCCCCGGAAGCGCTTCTATCCGGCGCACGGACACCAGTGCTGTACCGATATGAAGCGGATCACCCTTGAAAAAGTCGCCTTTGCCCTTGAGCATATGGAGCACGCCGTTGAGCTTGACGAAGCGACAAGGAGAAAGGCAGCCCGGCCGCTGGAACGCATGCTGGAACTGGCGCAGTGA
- a CDS encoding YitT family protein — translation MKKNMKIVLGVLAGNAILALAVAAFVVPHGIIMGGATGIGLAVTHYVPLNLSVVIFIVNAILFVLGACMLGRKFALTTIISTFVYPVFLEIARKIPGVDSLTDNILLATVYGGLLLGLGIGLVVRQGASTGGTDILALVLNKFLHGPVAVFMYIVDFTVLGAQIFFSDSEQVLYGVLALMLMTMVMNRVVLFGQTQIQLFIISEKHEEIRQRILKDMNVGATMVHIETGYGKEQQKGVLCVIPHRKLYAVNDTVSRIDDKAFTTITQIKEVKGRGFTMERVSYHGEDR, via the coding sequence ATGAAGAAAAATATGAAAATTGTACTTGGGGTGTTGGCAGGCAACGCGATCCTGGCACTGGCCGTGGCGGCGTTTGTTGTGCCTCATGGGATCATCATGGGCGGGGCGACCGGTATCGGCCTTGCGGTAACCCACTATGTGCCGTTAAACCTGTCAGTCGTGATCTTTATCGTAAATGCCATATTGTTTGTACTTGGCGCGTGTATGCTCGGCAGAAAGTTCGCGCTCACGACGATCATCAGCACGTTCGTGTATCCGGTGTTTCTGGAGATCGCAAGAAAGATACCTGGTGTGGACAGTCTGACGGATAATATACTGCTTGCAACTGTCTATGGAGGGCTGCTTCTCGGCCTTGGGATCGGGCTTGTCGTACGGCAGGGAGCGTCCACGGGAGGCACGGATATCCTGGCGCTTGTGCTGAACAAGTTTCTGCACGGTCCGGTGGCGGTGTTCATGTATATTGTAGATTTTACCGTGCTCGGAGCGCAGATATTCTTTTCGGATTCGGAGCAGGTACTGTACGGTGTTCTGGCTCTTATGCTGATGACGATGGTCATGAACAGGGTAGTGCTTTTCGGACAGACACAGATACAGCTTTTTATCATATCGGAAAAGCATGAGGAGATCAGGCAGAGAATACTCAAGGATATGAATGTAGGCGCTACGATGGTCCATATTGAGACCGGGTACGGGAAAGAGCAGCAAAAAGGCGTGCTCTGTGTCATCCCCCACCGGAAGCTTTATGCGGTGAATGATACGGTCAGCAGGATCGACGACAAGGCATTTACGACGATCACACAGATAAAAGAGGTGAAAGGCCGCGGCTTCACCATGGAGCGTGTGAGCTACCATGGAGAAGACCGTTAG
- a CDS encoding YcxB family protein, with protein MSVKVEVKLDAESMADFMIYHIYTSGAGVAALVLGMLNVGLTIAFVMRRQFLLAVVFFLFVLLVFVVFPAFIRKKVVKQMQNSRRLEETVTYEFMDDGIMTTTTEDSGKASWSKFKRAISRKQIIFLYDAQKRAIILPVAQLGDKYTDIVDMIFAHMPAPAVRIRRADGKKMKAAGPSRKAEKMKAEVNENETREPEEGKGPEQ; from the coding sequence ATGTCTGTGAAAGTAGAAGTTAAGCTGGATGCGGAATCCATGGCGGATTTTATGATCTATCATATTTACACTAGCGGCGCGGGTGTCGCCGCGCTTGTGCTCGGAATGCTGAATGTGGGGCTGACGATCGCCTTTGTCATGCGGAGGCAGTTTCTGCTGGCAGTCGTGTTCTTTCTCTTTGTGCTCCTCGTATTTGTAGTATTTCCTGCATTTATAAGAAAAAAAGTGGTGAAGCAGATGCAGAATTCCAGACGTCTTGAGGAGACGGTGACATATGAGTTCATGGATGACGGAATTATGACGACTACAACGGAAGACAGCGGAAAAGCTTCATGGAGCAAGTTCAAGAGAGCTATATCGAGAAAGCAGATCATCTTTTTGTATGATGCGCAGAAGCGCGCGATCATTCTGCCCGTCGCGCAGCTCGGGGACAAATACACGGATATCGTAGATATGATATTTGCCCATATGCCCGCGCCTGCGGTCAGGATCCGCCGGGCGGACGGCAAGAAGATGAAGGCGGCAGGTCCGTCGAGAAAAGCGGAGAAGATGAAAGCAGAAGTGAATGAGAATGAGACCCGGGAACCGGAAGAGGGGAAAGGACCGGAGCAGTAG
- a CDS encoding TetR/AcrR family transcriptional regulator, with protein MNEINETQELSKQQLKSKETKARIFCAAKSILKKQGYEALSIKNICEEAGVSNGSFYHHFKTKDDLLSYYIEEQPSINPDYLDLPASTAEAKTTIVHVYLNYVTYCRELGVEFMANYYTPKNQSLNPLIRTERPYPIVTVRNYLDKAVRAGVVTPRLSLDEITTDIRMIVIGNVFEWCLKNGSADFEGNMRRSLETYLDGAL; from the coding sequence ATGAATGAGATAAATGAAACACAGGAGCTGTCCAAACAGCAGCTCAAATCGAAGGAAACAAAGGCCCGCATATTCTGCGCCGCAAAGTCGATCCTGAAAAAACAGGGCTATGAAGCTCTCTCCATCAAAAACATATGTGAGGAGGCCGGCGTCTCAAACGGCAGCTTTTATCATCACTTCAAGACAAAAGATGATCTGCTCTCCTACTATATCGAAGAGCAGCCGAGCATCAACCCTGATTACCTCGATCTCCCGGCCAGCACGGCTGAAGCGAAGACCACCATCGTCCATGTATATCTGAACTATGTGACTTACTGCCGGGAACTGGGCGTGGAGTTTATGGCTAATTATTATACGCCAAAAAACCAGTCTTTAAACCCTTTGATCCGCACGGAACGCCCCTATCCGATCGTGACGGTACGCAACTACCTGGACAAGGCGGTCCGGGCGGGGGTCGTCACGCCCCGTCTCAGTCTGGATGAGATCACAACCGATATCCGGATGATCGTGATCGGCAATGTATTTGAATGGTGCCTTAAAAACGGCAGCGCAGATTTTGAGGGCAATATGCGCCGCTCACTGGAAACCTATCTGGACGGAGCCCTGTAA